The proteins below come from a single Gossypium raimondii isolate GPD5lz chromosome 2, ASM2569854v1, whole genome shotgun sequence genomic window:
- the LOC105788841 gene encoding dof zinc finger protein DOF3.6 isoform X2: protein MVFSSLPVYLDPPNWQQHNDHQQGTGGSENPQLPPPPPHVGAGGGTIAIRPSSMADRARLAKVPQPEAALKCPRCDSTNTKFCYFNNYSLSQPRHFCKACRRYWTRGGALRNVPVGGGCRRNKKNKSSTSSKSPASTQKQAEVITAHNLPQQTPHLPFMASLQSFSQYGLGNIGLNYGGSGQADIGFPLFEPSNGLYPFESEGIEASSSSMVGESQLLGSMISSSRASQLAPPMKTENNNNNNKGLNPSRPQLGISENNQYWGGNSWTDISANHLL, encoded by the exons aTGGTTTTCTCATCTCTTCCAGTCTACTTAGATCCTCCCAATTGGCAGCAG CATAATGATCATCAACAAGGAACTGGCGGCAGTGAAAACCCTCAGCTTCCACCACCACCTCCTCATGTTGGAGCTGGTGGTGGAACCATAGCCATTAGACCCAGCTCGATGGCGGATCGAGCCAGGCTAGCCAAGGTTCCACAACCAGAAGCAGCCCTCAAGTGTCCAAGGTGTGACTCCACCAACACCAAGTTCTGCTACTTCAACAACTACAGCCTCTCACAGCCACGCCACTTTTGCAAGGCGTGCCGGCGGTATTGGACCAGAGGAGGTGCTCTTAGGAACGTTCCCGTCGGTGGAGGTTGCCGGagaaacaagaaaaacaaaagcagCACCAGCTCAAAATCACCAGCTTCCACCCAGAAACAAGCTGAAGTAATCACTGCTCATAATTTGCCACAGCAAACACCTCATTTACCCTTCATGGCTTCTCTGCAAAGCTTTTCTCAGTATGGTTTGGGTAATATTGGGTTAAACTATGGGGGTAGCGGGCAAGCTGATATTGGGTTCCCTTTGTTTGAACCAAGCAATGGTTTATATCCATTTGAAAGTGAGGGTATTGAAGCGTCATCATCTTCCATGGTGGGAGAAAGCCAACTCCTTGGCTCTATGATTTCAAGCTCTAGGGCTTCTCAGCTAGCTCCTCCAATGAAAActgaaaacaacaacaacaacaacaaagggCTAAATCCATCAAGGCCACAGTTGGGTATTTCAGAGAATAATCAGTACTGGGGAGGAAATAGCTGGACAGATATATCAGCTAACCATCTCTTGTAA
- the LOC105788841 gene encoding dof zinc finger protein DOF3.6 isoform X1: MVFSSLPVYLDPPNWQQQHNDHQQGTGGSENPQLPPPPPHVGAGGGTIAIRPSSMADRARLAKVPQPEAALKCPRCDSTNTKFCYFNNYSLSQPRHFCKACRRYWTRGGALRNVPVGGGCRRNKKNKSSTSSKSPASTQKQAEVITAHNLPQQTPHLPFMASLQSFSQYGLGNIGLNYGGSGQADIGFPLFEPSNGLYPFESEGIEASSSSMVGESQLLGSMISSSRASQLAPPMKTENNNNNNKGLNPSRPQLGISENNQYWGGNSWTDISANHLL, from the exons aTGGTTTTCTCATCTCTTCCAGTCTACTTAGATCCTCCCAATTGGCAGCAG CAGCATAATGATCATCAACAAGGAACTGGCGGCAGTGAAAACCCTCAGCTTCCACCACCACCTCCTCATGTTGGAGCTGGTGGTGGAACCATAGCCATTAGACCCAGCTCGATGGCGGATCGAGCCAGGCTAGCCAAGGTTCCACAACCAGAAGCAGCCCTCAAGTGTCCAAGGTGTGACTCCACCAACACCAAGTTCTGCTACTTCAACAACTACAGCCTCTCACAGCCACGCCACTTTTGCAAGGCGTGCCGGCGGTATTGGACCAGAGGAGGTGCTCTTAGGAACGTTCCCGTCGGTGGAGGTTGCCGGagaaacaagaaaaacaaaagcagCACCAGCTCAAAATCACCAGCTTCCACCCAGAAACAAGCTGAAGTAATCACTGCTCATAATTTGCCACAGCAAACACCTCATTTACCCTTCATGGCTTCTCTGCAAAGCTTTTCTCAGTATGGTTTGGGTAATATTGGGTTAAACTATGGGGGTAGCGGGCAAGCTGATATTGGGTTCCCTTTGTTTGAACCAAGCAATGGTTTATATCCATTTGAAAGTGAGGGTATTGAAGCGTCATCATCTTCCATGGTGGGAGAAAGCCAACTCCTTGGCTCTATGATTTCAAGCTCTAGGGCTTCTCAGCTAGCTCCTCCAATGAAAActgaaaacaacaacaacaacaacaaagggCTAAATCCATCAAGGCCACAGTTGGGTATTTCAGAGAATAATCAGTACTGGGGAGGAAATAGCTGGACAGATATATCAGCTAACCATCTCTTGTAA